One segment of Herbaspirillum hiltneri N3 DNA contains the following:
- a CDS encoding type II toxin-antitoxin system HipA family toxin has protein sequence MGRRTLTQRLFVWMNGIRVAAWDKTRDEERLSYFPEWQEQEEGRPLSLSLPFTPNNLVYRGALVSSFFDNLLPDNDAIRRRLAQRYHAENTDPFSLLAELGRDCVGAIQLLPPDVAPTDLFSISGRPLDEAEVANLLRNTTSAAILGQTGEHDDLRLSIAGAQEKTALLYHEGAWHLPQGSTPTTHIFKLPLGLVGNRRADMQSSVENEWLCSKLMAAYELPIAHCDIGRFEDQKVLIVERFDRKPASDGSWIIRLPQEDMCQATGTPSLRKYQADGGPGIADVIHVLDRSDKAQQDKRNFFKTQIVFWLLAATDGHAKNFSIAHLPGGSYCATPLYDVLSAHPITGPGPNQMAAQRLKLAMAVRSTSNYYLIDRIQRRHWGAQAAQVGLGAAAAEEIIEEVIAATDGVLDAVGRQLPEDFPAKLADVIFSGVARQCKRLAAMPAGV, from the coding sequence ATGGGTCGCCGTACGCTGACGCAACGACTCTTCGTCTGGATGAATGGCATTCGCGTGGCTGCCTGGGACAAGACCCGGGACGAGGAACGCCTGAGCTATTTCCCAGAGTGGCAGGAGCAGGAGGAAGGACGGCCCCTGTCGCTCTCGCTGCCGTTCACGCCAAATAACTTGGTCTACCGCGGCGCGCTTGTTTCTTCCTTCTTCGACAATCTCTTGCCGGACAACGATGCGATTCGCCGTCGTCTGGCGCAGCGTTATCACGCAGAAAATACCGATCCATTTTCTTTGCTGGCAGAACTCGGCCGCGATTGTGTCGGCGCCATTCAGCTCTTGCCCCCGGACGTAGCGCCGACGGATTTGTTTTCCATTTCCGGCAGACCTCTGGACGAGGCGGAAGTCGCGAATCTCCTGCGCAACACCACGAGCGCCGCGATTCTCGGACAGACCGGCGAGCACGACGATCTGCGCCTGTCCATCGCTGGCGCGCAGGAAAAGACTGCGCTGCTTTATCACGAGGGCGCATGGCATTTGCCGCAAGGGAGTACGCCGACCACACACATCTTCAAACTGCCGCTGGGACTGGTCGGCAACCGGCGCGCCGACATGCAGAGCTCGGTCGAGAACGAATGGCTGTGTTCAAAACTGATGGCCGCATATGAATTGCCGATCGCTCATTGCGACATCGGCCGTTTCGAAGATCAGAAGGTGCTGATCGTCGAGCGTTTTGATCGCAAGCCGGCGAGTGATGGCAGCTGGATCATTCGCCTGCCGCAGGAAGACATGTGCCAGGCAACGGGAACGCCGTCCCTGCGCAAATATCAGGCGGATGGCGGCCCCGGCATTGCCGACGTCATCCATGTGCTTGACAGGTCGGATAAGGCGCAGCAGGACAAGCGCAATTTTTTCAAGACGCAGATCGTGTTCTGGTTGCTGGCGGCGACCGACGGCCATGCCAAGAATTTCAGCATCGCCCATCTGCCCGGGGGGAGTTATTGCGCCACGCCTTTGTACGATGTTTTGTCGGCGCATCCGATCACCGGTCCGGGGCCGAACCAGATGGCGGCACAGCGTCTGAAGCTGGCGATGGCTGTGCGCAGCACCAGCAACTACTATCTGATCGACAGAATCCAGCGCCGCCATTGGGGCGCGCAAGCAGCCCAGGTGGGACTCGGCGCTGCGGCGGCCGAAGAGATCATTGAAGAAGTCATCGCGGCGACTGACGGCGTGCTTGATGCAGTCGGCAGGCAATTGCCAGAAGATTTTCCTGCCAAGCTGGCGGACGTAATCTTCAGCGGCGTCGCCCGTCAGTGCAAGCGACTCGCCGCCATGCCTGCAGGCGTCTGA
- a CDS encoding 4Fe-4S binding protein → MNQTLKPSQPSSSGGCKQAPGVIVPAIDLNRCEGKGDCLVVCPEDVFEIRRIDAADYQSLGVLNKFKLRVHGMHVAYTPNADACRACGLCVTACPERAITLVRAA, encoded by the coding sequence ATGAATCAAACCCTGAAGCCGTCGCAGCCGTCTTCCTCCGGCGGCTGCAAACAAGCTCCCGGCGTCATCGTGCCGGCGATCGATTTGAACCGTTGCGAGGGCAAGGGCGACTGCCTGGTGGTGTGCCCGGAAGACGTCTTTGAAATCCGCCGCATCGACGCCGCCGACTACCAGTCGCTGGGCGTCCTCAACAAATTCAAACTGCGCGTGCACGGCATGCATGTCGCCTACACGCCCAATGCCGATGCCTGCCGCGCCTGCGGCCTGTGCGTCACGGCTTGTCCCGAGCGCGCCATCACGCTGGTGCGCGCCGCGTAG
- a CDS encoding RNA polymerase sigma factor, which produces METTLPSKPMAEADNNNAHITDMVLRERSRLRNFIRTRVPDPSDAEDILQDVFYELVEACRLPEPIEQVGAWMFRVARNRIVDRFRKKREQALPVSGDGEEDEDDGWLEQLLPDTDAGPEAAYARSLLLAELHDALEELPAEQRDVFIAHELERRSFKELSAETGVGVNTLLARKRYAVLHLRSRLQTLYDELE; this is translated from the coding sequence ATGGAAACGACGCTGCCTTCAAAGCCGATGGCCGAAGCCGACAATAACAACGCACACATCACCGACATGGTGCTGCGCGAACGTTCACGCCTGCGCAACTTCATCCGCACGCGGGTGCCGGACCCCTCCGACGCGGAAGACATTCTCCAGGACGTGTTCTACGAACTGGTGGAGGCCTGTCGCCTGCCCGAACCGATCGAGCAGGTCGGCGCCTGGATGTTCCGGGTGGCGCGCAACCGCATCGTCGATCGCTTCCGCAAGAAGCGCGAGCAGGCACTGCCTGTCTCCGGCGACGGCGAAGAAGACGAGGACGACGGCTGGCTCGAGCAACTGCTGCCCGATACCGACGCCGGTCCCGAAGCCGCGTATGCGCGCTCGCTGCTGCTGGCCGAGCTGCACGACGCGCTGGAGGAACTGCCGGCGGAACAACGCGACGTTTTCATCGCCCATGAACTGGAGCGGCGCAGCTTCAAGGAGCTGTCCGCGGAAACCGGCGTCGGCGTGAACACGCTGCTGGCGCGCAAACGCTACGCCGTCCTGCACCTGCGCTCGCGCTTGCAGACGCTGTACGACGAACTGGAATGA
- a CDS encoding GGDEF domain-containing protein, producing MNTMHAAPEGQQQPGFGPAGAAARLPGHPVSEPDERLGQLLWNVTSLAGMLCDAPIVMVSQLQGQFDCTEIGALSLMAGVALDSGMDQRRQWWRLFGQSGIVCSAADFSLCESAALTPERITEISDLTLDQRFAHHGMARGPTGLRFYAATPMQNQRGDLLGTLCVLDRKPRLLESHQRNGLHLLAQQFIAQLELHRDLQMLQRQTLTDPLTGVGNRRGFDRRLREEWSRHLRSGEALSLLMIDVDMFKQYNDTYGHPAGDDVLSLLCELLRMPLRASDFVARVGGDEFAVILPNTPEVGAELVVERIQAMLQAAQWPYCPVSVSAGVATLSPGEVCDFATLLQRADQAMYMRKHNRRKDD from the coding sequence ATGAACACCATGCATGCCGCCCCCGAGGGCCAGCAGCAGCCCGGCTTCGGCCCGGCTGGTGCGGCCGCGCGGCTGCCCGGCCATCCGGTCAGCGAACCCGACGAGCGCCTCGGCCAGCTGTTGTGGAACGTCACCTCGCTGGCCGGCATGCTGTGCGACGCGCCCATCGTGATGGTGTCGCAGCTGCAGGGCCAGTTCGATTGCACCGAAATCGGCGCACTGTCATTGATGGCCGGCGTCGCGCTCGACAGCGGCATGGACCAGCGTCGCCAGTGGTGGCGACTGTTCGGCCAGTCGGGCATCGTCTGCAGCGCCGCCGATTTCAGCCTGTGCGAATCGGCCGCCCTCACGCCCGAGCGCATCACTGAAATCAGCGACCTCACCCTCGACCAGCGCTTCGCCCATCACGGCATGGCCAGGGGACCGACCGGCTTGCGCTTCTACGCCGCGACGCCGATGCAGAACCAGCGCGGCGACTTGCTCGGCACCTTGTGCGTGCTCGACCGCAAGCCGCGCCTGCTCGAGTCGCACCAGCGCAACGGCCTGCATCTGCTGGCGCAGCAATTCATCGCGCAACTGGAGTTGCATCGCGACCTGCAGATGCTGCAGCGGCAGACGCTGACCGATCCCCTGACGGGCGTCGGCAACCGGCGCGGCTTCGACCGTCGCCTGCGCGAAGAATGGTCGCGTCACTTGCGCAGCGGCGAGGCGCTGTCGCTGCTGATGATCGACGTCGACATGTTCAAGCAATACAACGACACCTACGGCCATCCGGCCGGCGACGATGTGTTGAGCTTGTTGTGCGAGTTGCTGCGCATGCCGCTGCGCGCCAGCGATTTCGTTGCGCGCGTCGGCGGCGACGAGTTTGCGGTGATTTTGCCCAACACGCCCGAGGTCGGCGCCGAGCTGGTGGTGGAGCGCATCCAGGCCATGCTGCAAGCGGCGCAATGGCCGTATTGTCCGGTCAGCGTCAGCGCCGGGGTGGCGACGCTGTCGCCGGGGGAAGTCTGCGATTTCGCCACGCTGCTGCAGCGCGCCGACCAGGCCATGTACATGCGCAAGCACAATCGCCGGAAAGACGATTGA
- a CDS encoding peptide transporter has protein sequence MAFSLENFEYLAYSRQHEDAARELMALLSALDANYGLPGADFTARPLSSVQADELNDHVVTRIAAAISCLFADSEFQFSQLGFGQMLVMHRWLSSLFAASSFRNADHVVRAWNIRGKGNLREVEISDRDLIKFCLLYSPESEIPMDLDAFWAHDKTLVASLCLALLSPRLLATPVAYEKREQILPWLSARLEQIEDLAQLPAGILHDVYMHCSYARRADKHDIKKPINALIRRSIARAGIAPLNTPLNTPPLLTAGADKPVLLVVVEWFSSAHSIYRTHSRTLEAARELFHVVGMGYAGTVDEAGRAVFDEFIEITPGEILDQLKQIRSVAQAKAAQVFYMPSVGMFALTMFLSNLRLAPLQAMALGHPATSHSPEMDYVVVEDDYVGDPACFSEQLLRLPSDGMPYRASAHASLLDLPTEIRETPDVVQIVVASTTMKLNPDFLRACQRILREASSKVHFHFLIGQAQGMLIYPQVKRVIGQFLGDAATVYPHQHYGAYMQVIARCDMFINPFPFGNTNGIIDTVSAGLVGVCKTGPEVHEHIDEGLFGRLKFPQWLVTPTVDEYISATVRLADDHALRNRLRRELTGVDAVQTIFSGRPEIMGQMMLAALQGKQR, from the coding sequence ATGGCGTTTTCGCTGGAGAATTTTGAATACCTGGCCTACTCGCGCCAGCACGAGGATGCCGCGCGCGAGCTGATGGCCTTGCTGTCGGCGCTGGATGCCAACTACGGCCTGCCGGGCGCAGACTTCACCGCCAGACCCTTGTCCAGCGTGCAAGCCGACGAGCTCAACGACCACGTCGTCACGCGTATCGCAGCGGCGATTTCCTGCCTGTTCGCGGACAGCGAATTCCAGTTCTCCCAGCTCGGCTTCGGCCAGATGCTGGTGATGCATCGCTGGCTGTCCAGCCTGTTCGCCGCCAGCTCGTTCCGCAACGCCGACCACGTGGTGCGCGCCTGGAACATCCGCGGCAAGGGCAACCTGCGCGAAGTGGAAATCAGCGACCGCGACCTGATCAAGTTCTGCCTGCTGTATTCACCCGAATCCGAAATCCCGATGGACCTCGACGCCTTCTGGGCGCACGACAAGACGCTGGTCGCCAGCCTGTGCCTGGCGCTGTTGTCGCCGCGCCTGCTGGCCACGCCGGTGGCCTACGAAAAGCGCGAGCAGATCCTGCCGTGGCTGTCGGCGCGACTGGAGCAGATCGAGGACCTGGCGCAGCTGCCGGCCGGCATCCTGCACGACGTCTACATGCACTGCAGCTACGCGCGCCGCGCCGACAAGCACGATATCAAGAAGCCGATCAATGCGCTGATCCGGCGCAGCATCGCGCGCGCCGGTATTGCGCCGCTTAATACTCCACTAAATACGCCGCCGCTGCTGACCGCTGGTGCGGACAAGCCGGTGCTGCTGGTCGTGGTGGAATGGTTCAGCTCGGCGCACTCGATCTACCGCACGCATTCGCGCACCCTGGAAGCGGCGCGCGAACTCTTCCATGTGGTCGGCATGGGCTACGCCGGCACGGTTGACGAGGCCGGACGCGCGGTGTTCGATGAATTCATCGAGATCACGCCGGGCGAAATCCTGGACCAGCTCAAGCAGATCCGCAGCGTCGCGCAGGCGAAAGCGGCGCAGGTGTTCTACATGCCCAGCGTCGGCATGTTCGCGCTGACGATGTTCCTGTCCAACCTGCGGCTCGCGCCGCTCCAGGCGATGGCGCTCGGCCATCCGGCGACCTCACACTCGCCCGAGATGGACTACGTCGTCGTCGAAGACGACTACGTCGGCGACCCGGCCTGCTTCAGCGAACAACTGCTGCGCCTGCCCAGCGACGGCATGCCGTATCGCGCCTCCGCGCATGCGAGCCTGCTCGATCTGCCGACGGAAATCCGCGAGACGCCCGACGTGGTGCAAATCGTGGTGGCGTCGACCACGATGAAACTCAACCCCGATTTCCTGCGTGCCTGCCAGCGCATCCTGCGCGAGGCGAGCAGCAAGGTGCACTTCCATTTCCTGATCGGGCAGGCGCAGGGCATGCTGATCTATCCGCAGGTCAAGCGCGTGATCGGTCAATTCCTGGGCGACGCCGCCACCGTGTATCCGCACCAGCACTACGGCGCCTACATGCAGGTGATCGCGCGCTGCGACATGTTCATCAACCCCTTCCCGTTCGGCAACACCAACGGCATCATCGATACCGTCAGCGCCGGCCTGGTCGGCGTGTGCAAGACCGGTCCCGAAGTACACGAGCACATCGACGAAGGCTTGTTCGGACGTTTGAAATTCCCGCAATGGCTGGTGACGCCGACGGTCGACGAGTACATCAGCGCCACCGTGCGGCTGGCCGACGACCACGCGCTGCGCAACCGGCTACGGCGCGAACTGACCGGCGTCGATGCGGTGCAGACCATCTTCAGCGGTCGTCCGGAAATCATGGGGCAGATGATGCTGGCGGCGCTGCAGGGCAAGCAGCGGTAA
- a CDS encoding threonine ammonia-lyase produces the protein MTTIEDIQRAAARLQGQILNTPCVESRTLSEIVGAQVFLKFENLQFTSSFKERGACNKLTDLAATGVRGVIAMSAGNHAQGVAYHAQRLGLHALIVMPRFTPGVKIERTRGFGAEVVLHGDTLEEARAHAFALAQERGLTFVHPYDDEAIIAGQGTVALEMLDAVPDLDALVVAIGGGGLLAGMAVAARSRRPGIDIVGVQAKRFPSMINAIQGTAHALGTSTIAEGIAVATPGVLTREIIARDVNDLLLVDEGDIEQAVLMLLEIEKTLVEGAGAAGLAALIRHPERFRGKRVGMVLSGGNIDPLLLAAIIERGMVRAGRLARVRVSARDVPGVLARITATVAEAGANVDEVHHQRAFTMLAAQNVDIELVLQTRGREHLALVLNALRQAGFEAEEQH, from the coding sequence ATGACCACCATTGAAGATATCCAGCGCGCCGCCGCGCGCCTGCAAGGCCAGATCCTCAACACGCCGTGCGTGGAATCGCGCACGCTGTCCGAGATCGTCGGCGCCCAGGTTTTCCTCAAATTCGAAAACCTCCAGTTCACCTCGTCCTTCAAGGAACGCGGCGCCTGCAACAAGCTGACCGACCTCGCCGCCACCGGCGTGCGCGGCGTGATCGCGATGTCGGCCGGCAACCATGCCCAAGGCGTCGCCTATCATGCGCAGCGTCTCGGCCTGCATGCGCTGATCGTGATGCCGCGCTTCACGCCGGGCGTCAAGATCGAACGCACGCGCGGCTTCGGCGCCGAGGTGGTGCTGCACGGCGACACGCTGGAAGAAGCGCGCGCCCACGCCTTCGCGCTGGCGCAGGAACGCGGCCTGACCTTTGTCCATCCTTACGACGATGAAGCCATCATCGCCGGCCAGGGCACGGTGGCGCTGGAGATGCTCGACGCCGTCCCCGACCTAGATGCGCTGGTGGTGGCCATCGGCGGCGGCGGCCTGCTGGCCGGCATGGCGGTGGCGGCGCGCTCACGCAGACCCGGCATCGACATCGTCGGCGTGCAGGCCAAGCGCTTCCCGTCCATGATCAACGCGATACAAGGCACCGCCCATGCGCTCGGCACCAGCACCATCGCCGAAGGCATCGCGGTGGCCACGCCCGGCGTGCTGACGCGTGAAATCATCGCGCGCGACGTCAACGACCTGCTGCTGGTCGACGAGGGCGACATCGAACAAGCCGTGCTGATGCTGCTTGAAATCGAAAAGACCCTGGTCGAAGGCGCCGGCGCAGCCGGGCTGGCGGCGCTGATCCGCCATCCGGAACGGTTCCGCGGTAAGCGCGTGGGCATGGTGCTGTCGGGCGGCAACATCGACCCACTGCTGCTGGCCGCGATCATCGAACGCGGCATGGTGCGCGCCGGTCGCCTGGCGCGCGTGCGCGTGTCGGCGCGCGACGTGCCGGGCGTGCTGGCGCGCATCACCGCCACCGTCGCCGAAGCCGGCGCCAACGTCGACGAAGTGCATCACCAGCGCGCCTTCACGATGCTGGCGGCGCAGAACGTCGACATCGAACTGGTCCTGCAGACGCGCGGCCGCGAACATCTGGCGCTGGTGCTCAACGCCTTGCGCCAGGCCGGCTTCGAAGCCGAAGAACAGCACTAA
- a CDS encoding methyl-accepting chemotaxis protein has protein sequence MKNLKIGTRLGIGFAAILVLMSIITAIGIWRLQSVGNLTDYMVHNALARERLVNAFYKSIELNVGRIVAAAKNADPVQQKFYKDEIVATISRNNEYVKQMEATIVDEQGKALLAEINERRKVVIANNTAVFKEKDAGNEDGARKVVEEQLLPNSKLYLASIEKLSNLQSEAITGLTQQVDGLFRTARLLMIVLGGIALLAGVGLALFITRSITRPLVTAVGVAGRVAQGDLGTRITVESRDETGQLMAALKDMNDNLVNIVGQVRTGTDTIATASAEIANGNLDLSARTEQQAGSLEETAAAMEQLTSTVKQNAENARQANQLAVSASEVATQGGAVVGQVIDTMSAINESSKKIVDIISVIDGIAFQTNILALNAAVEAARAGEQGRGFAVVASEVRSLAQRSASAAKEIKELITASVDKVDSGSKLVENAGATMSEVVASVRRVTDIVGEISAASTEQSTGIEEVNRAIVLMDENTQQNAALVEQAAAAAKAMQDQSASLAKIVGVFKLQA, from the coding sequence ATGAAAAACCTGAAAATCGGCACGCGCCTGGGCATCGGTTTCGCCGCCATATTGGTGCTGATGAGCATCATTACCGCCATCGGCATCTGGCGCCTGCAGTCGGTGGGCAACCTGACCGACTACATGGTCCACAACGCGCTGGCCAGGGAGCGCCTGGTCAATGCGTTCTACAAGTCGATCGAACTGAACGTCGGCCGCATCGTCGCCGCCGCCAAGAACGCCGACCCGGTGCAGCAGAAGTTCTACAAGGACGAAATCGTCGCCACCATTTCCCGCAACAACGAGTACGTCAAGCAGATGGAAGCCACCATCGTCGACGAACAGGGCAAGGCGCTGCTGGCCGAAATCAATGAACGCCGCAAGGTGGTGATCGCCAACAACACCGCCGTGTTCAAGGAAAAGGACGCCGGCAACGAAGACGGCGCGCGCAAGGTGGTCGAAGAGCAACTGCTGCCCAACAGCAAGCTTTACCTGGCTTCGATCGAGAAGCTGTCCAATCTGCAGAGCGAAGCCATCACCGGCTTGACGCAGCAGGTGGACGGCCTGTTCAGGACCGCGCGCCTGCTCATGATCGTGCTGGGCGGCATCGCGCTGCTGGCCGGCGTCGGCCTGGCGCTTTTCATCACGCGTTCGATCACGCGGCCGCTGGTGACTGCAGTGGGCGTCGCCGGGCGCGTGGCCCAGGGCGACCTCGGCACCCGCATCACGGTGGAGTCGCGCGACGAGACCGGCCAGCTCATGGCCGCGCTCAAGGACATGAACGACAACCTCGTCAACATCGTCGGCCAGGTCCGCACCGGCACCGACACGATAGCCACCGCATCGGCCGAGATCGCCAACGGCAACCTCGACCTGTCGGCGCGCACCGAGCAGCAGGCCGGCTCGCTGGAAGAAACCGCCGCCGCCATGGAACAGCTCACCTCGACCGTGAAGCAGAACGCCGAAAACGCCCGCCAAGCCAACCAGCTCGCTGTATCCGCCTCCGAAGTCGCGACCCAGGGCGGCGCCGTGGTCGGCCAGGTGATCGACACCATGAGCGCGATCAATGAGTCGTCCAAGAAGATCGTCGACATCATCAGCGTGATCGACGGGATTGCCTTCCAGACCAACATCCTGGCGCTGAACGCGGCGGTGGAAGCCGCCCGCGCCGGTGAACAGGGCCGCGGCTTCGCCGTCGTAGCCAGCGAAGTGCGCAGCCTGGCGCAGCGTTCGGCCTCCGCCGCCAAGGAAATCAAGGAGCTCATCACGGCCTCGGTGGACAAGGTCGACAGCGGCAGCAAGCTGGTCGAAAACGCCGGCGCCACCATGTCCGAAGTGGTCGCCAGCGTGCGCCGCGTGACCGACATCGTCGGCGAAATCAGCGCCGCCAGCACCGAGCAGAGCACCGGCATCGAAGAGGTCAACCGCGCCATCGTGCTGATGGACGAGAACACCCAGCAGAACGCCGCCCTGGTCGAACAGGCGGCCGCCGCCGCCAAGGCCATGCAGGATCAGTCGGCCAGCCTGGCGAAAATCGTCGGCGTGTTCAAGCTCCAGGCCTGA
- a CDS encoding LysR substrate-binding domain-containing protein gives MDIKWIEDFLSLAATRNFSRSADHRNVTQPAFSRRIRALEAWTGAELVDRSTYPLTLTVAGKLFNDAASEALRLLNDARSQLRSEQTAHNMLRVTAGHSLALSFFPEWLDGLNGGQGADLSARITATNIHDSVLALSEGECDLLLCFHHVQLPILLNPDQYACLTVGSERVIPVSAPDRDGAARFRLPGGKSKPTRLLAYPATSFLGRVMELILAHAPQTPALLTTYESEMAELLKRMALNGHGMAWLPQRSVAQELADGKLVAAGGEAWSLELEIRVYRSLQNKRPALTRLWDKLTNT, from the coding sequence ATGGACATCAAGTGGATAGAAGACTTTCTCAGTCTCGCGGCGACGCGCAACTTCTCTCGTTCGGCGGATCACCGCAACGTCACGCAGCCGGCCTTCAGCCGCCGCATCCGCGCGCTGGAAGCCTGGACCGGCGCCGAGCTGGTTGATCGCAGCACCTATCCGCTGACGCTGACGGTGGCCGGCAAGCTGTTCAACGACGCCGCCTCGGAGGCGCTCAGACTGCTCAACGATGCGCGCAGCCAGCTGCGCAGCGAGCAGACCGCGCACAACATGCTGCGCGTGACGGCCGGGCATTCGCTGGCGCTCAGTTTCTTCCCGGAATGGCTGGACGGGCTCAACGGCGGGCAGGGCGCCGACCTCAGCGCCCGCATCACCGCCACCAACATCCATGACTCGGTACTGGCGCTGAGCGAGGGCGAATGCGACCTGCTGCTGTGCTTCCACCATGTGCAGCTGCCGATCCTGCTCAACCCCGACCAGTACGCCTGTCTCACGGTCGGCAGCGAGCGCGTGATCCCGGTGTCGGCGCCCGACCGCGACGGCGCCGCGCGCTTCCGCTTGCCGGGCGGCAAAAGCAAACCGACCCGCTTGCTGGCGTATCCGGCCACCTCCTTCCTCGGCCGCGTGATGGAGCTGATCCTGGCCCATGCACCGCAGACGCCGGCGCTGCTCACGACCTACGAATCCGAGATGGCGGAGTTGCTCAAGCGCATGGCGCTCAACGGCCACGGCATGGCATGGCTGCCGCAGCGCTCGGTGGCGCAGGAACTGGCCGACGGCAAGCTGGTCGCCGCCGGCGGCGAGGCCTGGTCGCTGGAACTGGAGATCCGCGTGTACCGGTCGCTGCAGAACAAGCGGCCGGCGCTGACCCGCCTGTGGGACAAGCTGACAAATACCTGA
- the cuyB gene encoding cysteate racemase yields the protein MKVEQIQRAMSVGVIGGLGAIGSADLYAKMTRTAAKAANKDKDRVKVLFGQQAFDDADMAGAENAQTNTRKLYVFDMLREFEQRGTSAVLLPCFISHTFIDEVQAEVGVPIIDMLAAIRRHLAQRLPKLQKIGVLTSSYVRKKALFEKYFAGDCELLYPSAVMQHACLMRAVYGTTGIKNGYLDGESIDLLYRACKDLLDQGAQVIVPGMTEIATVAEALGARGIPIIDTNQIYAESALNFQPGQVGRSFKIGVVGGVGPAATVDFIEKVIRNTPAARDQDHIKLVVEHNPKIPDRTDNLIGDGADPTVAIYAACKRLENDNADMIAIPCNTAHAFVERIQSYLSIPIVNMLSETVSYIGKRHGDKTCIGLLATSGTIASRVYQHAVDQYAGQGKFRMITPDAAHQDLVMDVIYGAQGVKAGFINDEVRAKLLRAIAHLVANGADVIVLGCTELPLLIAQDDKFDVGGRCVPVLDPTEILALKCVALAGPTSRKAA from the coding sequence ATGAAAGTCGAACAAATCCAGCGAGCAATGTCAGTCGGCGTGATCGGCGGCCTCGGTGCCATCGGCAGCGCGGACCTCTACGCAAAAATGACGCGCACCGCCGCCAAGGCCGCCAACAAGGACAAGGATCGCGTCAAGGTGCTGTTCGGCCAGCAGGCTTTCGACGACGCCGACATGGCCGGCGCCGAGAACGCCCAGACCAACACCCGCAAGCTGTACGTGTTCGACATGCTGCGCGAGTTCGAGCAGCGCGGCACCAGCGCCGTGCTGCTGCCCTGCTTCATCAGCCACACTTTCATCGACGAAGTGCAGGCCGAGGTCGGCGTGCCCATCATCGACATGCTCGCCGCCATCCGCCGCCACCTGGCGCAACGGCTGCCCAAGCTGCAAAAGATCGGCGTGCTGACCTCGAGCTATGTGCGCAAGAAGGCGCTGTTCGAGAAATATTTCGCCGGCGACTGCGAGCTGCTCTATCCCTCCGCCGTGATGCAGCACGCCTGCCTGATGCGCGCCGTCTACGGCACCACCGGCATCAAGAACGGCTACCTCGACGGCGAGTCGATCGACCTGCTGTACCGCGCCTGCAAGGATTTGCTCGACCAGGGCGCGCAGGTCATCGTGCCCGGCATGACCGAGATCGCCACCGTGGCCGAGGCGCTCGGCGCGCGTGGCATTCCCATCATCGACACCAACCAGATCTATGCGGAATCGGCATTGAATTTCCAGCCCGGACAGGTGGGACGCTCGTTCAAGATCGGCGTGGTCGGCGGCGTCGGACCGGCGGCCACGGTCGACTTCATTGAAAAGGTCATCCGGAACACTCCCGCCGCGCGCGACCAGGATCACATCAAGCTGGTGGTCGAGCACAATCCCAAGATTCCCGACCGCACCGACAACCTGATCGGCGACGGCGCCGATCCGACCGTGGCGATCTACGCAGCCTGCAAGCGCCTGGAGAACGACAACGCCGACATGATCGCGATCCCGTGCAACACCGCGCACGCTTTCGTCGAACGCATCCAGTCCTATCTGTCGATCCCGATCGTCAACATGCTGTCGGAGACCGTCAGCTACATCGGGAAGCGCCACGGCGACAAGACCTGCATCGGCCTGCTGGCGACGTCGGGCACCATCGCCAGCCGCGTGTATCAGCATGCCGTCGACCAGTACGCCGGGCAGGGCAAATTCCGGATGATCACGCCCGACGCCGCACATCAGGATCTGGTCATGGATGTGATCTACGGCGCGCAAGGCGTCAAGGCGGGGTTCATCAACGACGAGGTGCGCGCCAAACTGCTGCGCGCCATCGCCCACCTGGTCGCCAACGGCGCCGACGTCATCGTGCTCGGCTGCACCGAACTGCCGCTGCTGATCGCCCAGGACGACAAGTTCGACGTGGGCGGCCGCTGCGTGCCGGTGCTCGACCCGACCGAGATCCTTGCGCTCAAATGCGTCGCCCTGGCCGGACCCACTTCACGCAAGGCGGCCTGA
- a CDS encoding cupin domain-containing protein — MNTRLRISARIPFLLGALLPLPLSAAVAADGKPPATRETRVIERVAIPGTDQQMGLGIAEFPPHAEKPRHKAIGPEVCYVLEGEIFLEVDGKPTQHIRPSGSFQIPANVVHITRAGPAGAKVIASWAGVPGKTFNIPVPKN; from the coding sequence ATGAACACCCGTCTCCGCATTTCCGCCCGCATTCCCTTCCTCCTCGGCGCCCTCCTGCCCCTGCCCCTGTCCGCGGCGGTCGCTGCAGACGGCAAGCCGCCGGCAACCAGGGAAACGCGCGTCATCGAACGCGTCGCCATTCCGGGCACGGACCAGCAGATGGGACTGGGGATCGCGGAGTTTCCGCCCCATGCCGAGAAGCCGCGCCACAAGGCCATCGGTCCCGAAGTCTGCTATGTGCTGGAAGGAGAAATCTTCCTTGAAGTCGACGGCAAGCCGACGCAGCACATCCGTCCAAGCGGCAGCTTCCAGATTCCGGCCAACGTCGTTCACATCACCCGCGCGGGACCGGCAGGCGCCAAGGTCATCGCGTCCTGGGCCGGTGTGCCCGGCAAGACATTCAACATTCCCGTCCCCAAAAACTGA